One genomic segment of Oncorhynchus mykiss isolate Arlee chromosome 10, USDA_OmykA_1.1, whole genome shotgun sequence includes these proteins:
- the LOC118936813 gene encoding NACHT, LRR and PYD domains-containing protein 1 homolog, producing the protein MFRHRTPKGSYECTMSGLRWLCERDVILKYHLRNWEPYSQLLKDMQYTQGGPLLDITMELGELEEVHLPHFVCLGTKPSLRNEMKILHVEEHGVSLEEVHEVTRFHAKILHPKSSSVSVVLNKIACWNVDVHCDVILYLAVKRSTVISRLYLLLRNSSQKEAVQDREKNQLSQGYSEFLLSSPNGSLKLNNWFALKNPLSTSINPEKIQLLPADTTPSCCKMIMGNTGVDIEMELIGDDEKTAWRDMLQADQYITDTHSTSAVLGAGHPAEISLTGSAEQQLRSVRTEFVKRVSGPVLDVLLERLLQHTVINQEEMESVKVIAERAEKARDIIDMVLRKGTELCSRMINLLGELDPCLCSQLQINVRVPT; encoded by the exons ATGTTCAG GCACAGGACACCCAAAGGGAGTTATGAGTGCACAATGTCTGGGCTCCGCtggctgtgtgagagagatgtcaTTCTGAAGTATCACCTCAGGAACTGGGAACCCTACAGTCAACTTCTGAAAGACATGCAGTACACACAAGGTGGTCCATTGCTGGACATCACCATGGAGTTAGGTGAACTGGAGGAAGTTCATCTGCCACACTTTGTCTGTTTAG GGACCAAACCTTCCCTGAGGAATGAGATGAAGATTCTTCATGTAGAGGAACATGGAGTGTCTTTAGAGGAAGTGCATGAGGTCACCAGATTCCATGCTAAGATTCTCCATCCCAAGTCCTCATCGGTCTCTGTTGTACTGAACAAAATCGCCTGTTGGAACGTAGATGTCCACTGTGACGTGATCCTCTATTTGGCAGTAAAAAGGTCAACAGTAATTTCAAGGCTGTACCTGCTCCTCAGAAACTCCAGTCAAAAAGAG GCTGTTCAGGACCGGGAGAAAAATCAGCTGTCCCAAGGATATTCTGAATTTCTCCTGTCAAGTCCAAACGGGTCCTTAAAGCTGAACAATTGGTTTGCACTCAAGAatcccctctccacctccatcaATCCAGAG AAGATTCAGCTGTTACCTGCAGACACCACACCAAGCTGTTGTAAGATGATAATGGGAAACACAGGGGTTGACATTGAGATGGAGTTAATTGGGGATGATGAGAAGACAGCGTGGAGAGATATGCTACAAGCAG ATCAATACATCACTGACACCCATTCAACTA GTGCTGTGTTGGGGGCAGGGCATCCGGCTGAGATCAGTCTGACTGGTTCTGCAGAGCAGCAGCTGCGTTCTGTACGGACAGAGTTTGTGAAACGAGTATCAGGACCTGTCCTGGATGTTCTGCTGGAAAGACTCCTGCAACACACAGTCATCAACCAGGAGGAAATGGAGTCAGTGAAGGTGATAGCTGAGAGGGCAGAGAAGGCACGTGACATCATCGACATGGTGTTGAGAAAAGGAACTGAGTTGTGTTCCAGGATGATTAACCTTCTTGGGGAGCTGGATCCCTGTCTTTGTTCACAGCTTCAGATCAATGTTagggtaccaacctaa
- the LOC118966662 gene encoding NACHT, LRR and PYD domains-containing protein 3-like → MSLSGEREEETTASKMSLSGEREEETTASKMSLSGGREEGTTASKMTQDTSSKSVQKPRAESPTTSLLSMKSDQPPAFSQEPLPDDNKEVESLDSEDVLKITHNLLDRRSQTLLTVQQDVKAKLKHKYQHISEGIGHHGNQSLFKDIYTDLYITEGGSGGLNNEHEIRQIEMASKKLTTQETPIKCNDIFKPLPGQDKPIKTVLTKGIAGIGKTVSVQKVILDWAEGKANQDVHFMFPLPFRDLNLKKDQYSLMQLLAHYFSELKEIDSIEDGETKTVFIFDGLDECRLPLDFKNNEKCCDVTKPTSVDVLLTNLIKGNLLPSALLWITSRPAAANQIPPECVDQVTEVRGFNDPQKEEYFRKKITDQNLANEIIKHMKTSRSLHIMCHMPVFCWLSATVLEMMLKEAEKDDIPKTLTQMYSHFILIQIIVKNKKYNKATETNPEELSQSDKEMILKLAKLAFQQLQKGNLIFYEEDLRECGLDVTEASEYSALCTEIFKEESGVYQDKVYSFVHLSIQEFLAAVHALESCLDKKENVFSPTSDDEEKESIQLSDLHRRAVDQALKSKNGHLDLFLRFLLGLSLESNQNLLRGLLTQTGSTTQTNEETVNRTVRYLSDKINQESSPERIINLFHCLNELGANSLVEDMQTSLRSGTLSETELEPDQCSALAYLLLMSEEVLEEFDMKTYNTSKEGYQRLLPVVRTCKRALLHGCKLAYESCETLASALQTPTSPLRELDLSYNDLGDRGVKLLCIGLTSPLCNIQTLVLGQCGLTEGCCSDLASVLSSPNSQLNQLELRDNDLQDSGVTLLSAGLEDPDCKLHTLGLSGCLVSEEGCTALSSALRSNPSHLKKLDLSYNHPGDSAGGLLSAALVDPTFKLMKLNVDHGGECWLKSGLRKYACHLTMDPNTENPNLILSEGNRKVTRVVEKQPYEDHPDRFDSLYQVLCREGLSGGRYYWEVERDGTGADIGVVYKGMKRKGREDDSWIGSNRESWCLYCSHSGYEFNHTAFCRSISGPDSDRVGVYLDWSAGTLSFYSVSSSGTLTHLHTEHTTFTEPLYPGFGVYSSSSVTLCQIDDQHIQRDHGGESWTKPGPEKTRDHGGESWTKPGRENTRD, encoded by the exons atgagtctctctggggagagagaggaggagaccactgcctctaaaatgagtctctctggggagagagaggaggagaccactgcctctaaaatgagtctctctggggggagagaggaggggaccacTGCCTCTAAAATGACTCAAGACACCAGTTCAAAGAG TGTCCAGAAGCCCAGAGCAGAGTCCCCTACAACCAGCCTGCTATCAATGAAGAGTGATCAGCCACCTGCTTTCAGCCAGGAACCATTGCCAGATGACAATAAGGAAGTGGAGAGTTTGGACAGTGAGGATGTATTAAAGATCACACACAACCTTCTGGACAGAAGAA GTCAAACTCTGCTGACAGTCCAACAAGACGTTAAGGCTAAACTGAAACACAAGTATCAACACATATCTGAAGGAATTGGACACCATGGAAATCAAAGTTTGTTCAAGGACATCTACACAGACctctacatcacagagggtggaaGTGGAGGGCTCAATAATGAACATGAGATTAGACAGATCGAGATGGCATCCAAGAAACTAACCACACAAGAGACACCAATCAAATGCAACGACATCTTCAAGCCTTTACCTGGACAAGACAAACCTATCAAAACTGTGCTGACCAAAGGAAtcgctggcattggaaaaacagtctctgtgcagaagGTCATCCTTGACTGGGCAGAAGGAAAAGCAAATCAGGACGTTCATTTCATGTTTCCTCTTCCTTTCCGTGATCTGAACCTGAAAAAGGACCAATACAGTCTGATGCAACTTCTTGCCCACTACTTCTCAGAGCTGAAAGAGATTGACAGCATTGAAGATGGTGAAACCAAAACTGTTTTCATttttgatggtctggatgagtgtCGACTTCCTCTAGACTTCAAAAACAATGAGAAATGCTGTGATGTCACGAAACCAACCTCAGTGGACGTGCTGCTGACAAACCTCATTAAGGGGAATCTGCTTCCTTCTGCTCTCCTCTGGATTACCTCAAGGCCTGCAGCAGCCAATCAGATCCCTCCTGAgtgtgttgaccaggtgacagaggtacgagggttcaatgaTCCACAGAAGGAGGAGTATTTCAGGAAGAAAATCACAGATCAGAACCTGGCCAATGAAATCATCAAGCACATGaagacatcaaggagcctccacatcatgtgccacatgCCAGTGTTCTGTTGGTTATCAGCCACTGTCCTTGAGATGATGCTGAAAGAGGCAGAGAAGGATGACATCCCCAAAACTCTGACCCAGATGTACTCACACTTCATTCTCATCCAAATCATTGTGAAGAACAAGAAGTACAACAAAGCCACAGAGACAAACCCCGAGGAACTGTCTCAGTCAGACAAAGAGATGATCCTGAAACTGGCAAAGCTGGCTTTCCAACAGCTGCAGAAGGGCAACCTGATCTTCTATGAGGAGGACCTGAGAGAGTGTGGCCTTGATGTCACAGAGGCATCAGAGTACTCAGCATTGTGTACAGAGATCTTTAAAGAAGAATCTGGGGTGTACCAAGACAAGGTCTACAGCTTTGTGcatctgagcattcaggagtttctAGCAGCAGTGCATGCTTTAGAATCATGTCTGGACAAGAAGGAAAATGTTTTCTCCCCCACTAGTGATGATGAAGAGAAGGAGTCAATCCAGTTGTCGGACTTACACAGGAGAGCAGTGGACCAGGCCTTGAAGAGTAAGAATGGACACCTGGACCTgttcctccgcttccttctgggtctttcactggagtccaatcagaatCTGTTACGAGGCCTTCTGACACAGACAGGAAGTACAACACAGACCAATGAGGAAACAGTTAACAGAACAGTCAGGTACCTTTCAGACAAGATCAACCAGGAATCCTCACCAGAAAGGATCATCAACttgttccactgtctgaatgaacttGGTGCCAATTCTCTTGTTGAAGACATGCAGACCTCCCTGCGTTCAGGAACTCTTTCTGAAACAGAGCTTGAACCTGACCAATGTTCAGCCCTGGCTTACCTGTTACTGATGTcagaggaggtgctggaggagTTTGACATGAAGACATACAACACGTCAAAGGAAGGTTATCAGAGGTTGCTGCCGGTAGTGAGAACCTGCAAGAGAGCACT ACTGCATGGCTGTAAACTCGCATATGAATCTTGTGAGACTCTGGCCTCAGCTCTGCAGACACCAACCTCCCCCCTGAGAGAACTGGACCTCAGCTACAATGACCTGGGAGACagaggagtgaagctgctctgtATTGGACTAACCAGTCCACTCTGCAACATACAGACACTAGT TCTAGgtcagtgtggtctgacagagGGTTGCTGTTCAGATCTGGCCTCAGTCCTGAGTTCACCCAACTCACAACTGAACCAACTGGAGCTGAGAGACAATGACCTGCAGGACTCAGGAGTTACattgctgtctgctggactggaggatccagactgtaaactacaCACACTTGG gctgtctggctgtctggtctCAGAGGAGGGCTGTACTGCTCTGTcttcagctctgaggtcaaacccctcccACCTGAAAAagctggacctgagctacaatcacccaggagactctGCAGGGGGACTGCTTTCAGCTGCTCTGGTGGATCCCACATTTAAACTGATGAAGCTGAA TGTGGATCATGGTGGAGAGTGCTGGCTGAAATCAGGACTGAGGAAAT ATGCCTGTCATCTCACTATGGACCCAAATACAGAAAACCCAAACCTGATACTGTCTGAGGGGAACAGAAAGGTGACACGGGTGGTGGAGAAGCAGCCTTATGAAGACCATCCAGACAGATTTGACTCTCTGTACCAAGTTCTCTGCAGAGAAGGCTTATCTGGAGGTCGTTATtactgggaggtggagagggatggTACCGGGGCTGACATTGGTGTGGTGTACAAAGGAAtgaagaggaagggaagggaggatgACAGTTGGATTGGATCCAATAGGGAATCCTGGTGTTTATACTGCTCTCATAGTGGTTATGAATTTAACCATACTGCATTCTGCAGATCCATCTCTGGTCCTGATTCTGACAGAGTtggagtgtatctggactggtCAGCTGGTACTTTGTCCTTCTATAGTGTGTCTTCCTCTGGTACACTGACACACCttcacacagaacacaccacatTCACTGAACCCCTCTATCCTGGGTTTGGGGtttactcctcctcctcagtgacccTGTGTCAGATAGATGACCAACACATTCAGAG agaccatggtggagagagttggaccaagcctggacctgagaaaaccagagaccatggtggagagagttggaccAAGCCTGGACGTGagaacaccagagac